One window of Medicago truncatula cultivar Jemalong A17 chromosome 2, MtrunA17r5.0-ANR, whole genome shotgun sequence genomic DNA carries:
- the LOC25487020 gene encoding thaumatin-like protein 1 has product MEVGILFMLSLSTLFLSGSHSATFTITNNCPFTIWPATLTGGGGSQSSSTGFELSSKASNTLNIPSPWSGRFWARSQCSTDATGKFVCATGDCGSGQIPCNGAGGTPPVSLVELTLASNNGQDFYDVSLVDGFNLPVSITPQGGSGDCKASSCPNDVNKVCPPNFAVDGSDGGVIGCKSACLALNQPEYCCTGSYASPDKCPPNTYSMIFKNQCPQAYSYAYDDKSSTFTCSGGANYSITFCP; this is encoded by the exons ATGGAAGTTGGTATACTTTTCATGCTTTCCTTATCAACACTTTTTCTCTCAG GGTCTCACTCAGCAACATTCACAATCACAAACAATTGTCCATTTACAATATGGCCAGCTACACTAACTGGAGGTGGAGGCTCACAATCATCTTCAACCGGTTTTGAGCTATCATCCAAAGCTTCCAACACTCTCAACATCCCTTCTCCTTGGTCAGGTAGATTCTGGGCAAGATCTCAATGTTCAACAGATGCAACAGGCAAATTTGTTTGTGCTACTGGTGATTGTGGATCTGGTCAAATACCATGCAATGGTGCTGGTGGAACCCCTCCAGTTTCATTGGTAGAACTCACTCTTGCATCAAATAATGGACAAGATTTCTATGATGTTAGTCTTGTTGATGGTTTCAATCTACCGGTTTCGATAACGCCGCAAGGTGGTTCCGGGGATTGTAAAGCAAGTAGTTGCCCTAATGATGTGAACAAAGTTTGTCCTCCAAATTTTGCAGTTGATGGGTCAGATGGAGGTGTGATTGGTTGCAAGAGTGCTTGTTTGGCTTTGAACCAACCTGAGTATTGTTGTACTGGATCATATGCTTCACCTGATAAGTGTCCACCAAATACCTATTCAATGATTTTTAAGAATCAATGTCCTCAAGCTTATAGTTATGCATATGATGATAAATCTAGCACTTTTACTTGCTCTGGTGGTGCAAACTATTCCATC